AAGGGCAGCGAGCGTATCGTCAATGGGGCGAGTCCCGTGACGGTCGCCCGCGGCGACAAGCCCCTGGCGCGCAAGGTCGAACGCTACACGCCGGCGGCGTCGTCCGGACGGGGTGGCGGCCTGCGCATCCGGCCGGGCAGCAGTGGCGACTCGCGGGCCGATGCCGGTTCGCGTCCCGACAAGCCGACGCGTCGGCACACCGCGGCCGGTGGCGACCAGGAAGCGCGGATAACCCCGGTGCGGCCGGTCGCTCGTGGCGCCGACAACGGTTCACGCCGACCCGCCGAGACGGGCACCGTCCGTCCGGGGGACACGGGCTCGCAGCGTGACGGCGATCGCGATGGAGTTCGCGCGCTCAACCCGCGCCAGCGCGGCTCCCGGGTCTGGAACAGCACGACCGGTCGCAGCAACCAGCCCTCCGAACGCAACACGCGGCCCGACCGTCCGGTGCGTTCGCGTACCGAAGGTGCCGACGACAACCGGGGATCGGCCCCGGCGGAAAGCCCGCGCGGGGGCAGCGAAGCACGACCCGGACGTGACGGCGGCCAGCGTCGTCAGCCGGCCGAATCGTCGAACCGTGAAGGTGCAGCCCCGCGGGCGAATGACAGTGGCTCGCGCAAGTCCGATGACTCGAGGCGGGGCAGCCAGGTGGCGCCGCAGCCCAGCCGGGAAGCGCCCAGACAGGGCCGGGAGTCGACGCCCGCGCCGGCGCCGGCCCGGCAGGAACCGGTGCGGCGCCAGGAATCACCCCGCGCGCGTGGCGGCGAGGAGCGGGAAGCACCGAAAGCGGACGATGCCAAGCCGGCTGACAATGCGGCACGGCGGTCGCCGAATGCGGCCAGGAAATAGGAACAGGATGCAGGAAGTCGTGTGCTGGTGATCTTCCCCCCATCTCCCGTCGGCCGGGGCGGCGCGGATTCTCGAAGTGGTTGGCAGCCGTGCGGGAATAGCGGCGCACCGGGCAGGCGGGGACACCAGCATTGACGGGAGGGTCCGGCGAGGGAATGTCGATCAGGGGTGACAGGTACCACGTCGGGCTCTCCCAATATCTTCGGAAGCATGGCCACCCCGCGCGCCGTCCCGGCGCCGGGGTGACCGCGCAATTGACCGGGGCGGTTCCGGGCGTCTACAATGCGCGCCGACAACAATCTGCGATCGCGGACGACGGCCCTGACGGTGGCCGGGAAGGGGCGCGTATTCCATGAGAGCCATCGTACCGGCGCTGCTGGCGGCGTTGCTGATGCCCGGCATCGCCGGAGCGGTCCCGGACCGTCCCGCTGGCACCGGACTGTTGCCCGAGCCGGTCGCGCGCCTGCTTGCGGAACGGAGCGCGCCCCTGCGTGCCGAGGCCCTGTCGGGCATCGGCCGGCGGCCAGCCGCGCAAAAGGCTCCCGCCGCGCTGGAGACGATCGTCATCAGCTGCGATTTCGCCGACAGCCTCCTGTTCGGGCGCCACGGACAGGTCGCCGGCACGTTCCCGCCGCCGCGCCAGACCGACCGGCACTATGCGGCACACGATTCGGTCTTCCTGCACCACAAGCTCCAGGACGTGGCCGCCTACTTCGCCGACGTCAGCGGTGGCGCGCTCGAGATCCGGGTGACGGTGCATCCGCGTACCGTCAACCTGCCGCATCCCATGTCCTGGTACGGGAACCACCCGACGCTCGGTGACCAGCCGGTGGCCCTGGCGGCGGACGTTGTCGACAGCCTCGACCAGGAGATCGATTTCACGCGTTACGACACGGTCGTGCTGGTTCATGCCGGTGCGGGCGAGGAAACCGACATTCTCGGCGACAGTCCCGAGCAGATCTACAGCACCTACCTCAATCCCGCCGACTTCGAGTCCGCCTGGCAGGACTCCCTGCTGGCCCAGCCGTACCTGCCGGCAGCGGGATTTGCACCGGGCACCGGCATCGACCGCGTTCTGGTGCTGCCGGAGACGGCGCAGCAGGATCCCTTCGGGACCTTTCGCGGCGGTTTCGGTTCGCTCGGCATCTACTGCTTCGAGTTCGGCCTTCACCTGGGCATGCTGTCGCTCAGCGATTTCACGCCGTCCGGGCGCCCGGACAGTCAGGGTGTGGGTCAGTACGATCTCATGGGCTACGGGCTGTTCGTGGGGCTGGGGTTCATCCCGCCGCAGCCCGGCCCGCTCAACAAGCTCCTCATGGGCTGGCTGGCGCCCTACAGCGCAAACCCTGATGCGGGCGGCACCATTGCTTTGACGCCGGCTGCCGACGTGGCGGGCGGGCTGGCCTGCGCGCGCATCGACATCACGGGGCAGGAGTACTGGCTGGCCGAATATCGCCTGCAGGATCCCGACGGCAATCGCCGCTTCGGTTTCCCGGGCGACCTGAACGGGAACGGGCTGCCGGATTTCTGGGATGACAACTCCGCTAACGGTGACGGGACGCCCACCGGCAAATTCGATCCTGCCACGGACACGCATGAGGACCTGCGCGGCGCCGAGTGGGATTTCGCGATGAGCGAGAACAACGCGCGCCAGGTGGGCGAACTCGGCGCCGGCAGCGGCGTCTACGTCTGGCACATCGACGAGGGCGTGATCGCGGCGGTCTTCGGTGGCACCGCGAACCTCTTCAACGCCGACCCGGCGCACAAGGCTGTCGACCTCGAGGAAGCGGACGGCGTGCAGGACCTCGATTCGAGCGAGCCGTCGGCCTGGCAGCTGGGCGGCGACGACGACAGTTTCCGCGGCGAGGACAACCACCGTTTCGGGCCGGACACACGCCCGGACACGCGCTCGAACGGCGGGCTGGCGACCGGTGTCGTCATGCGCGACTTCAGCAATGTCGTGCGGGATTCGGCGGCCTACGAAGTCGTGGTGGGCGAGTTCACCTACCCGGGCTACGACTACGCCGACACCATGACCTTCGTGCTGGAACGCGCAGTCAGCGGCGAAGGCGAACGGTTGCCGGCCGCCAGGAGGGCGCTTCCGGCCGGCGTGGACCTGACCGGCTCCCATCTGATGGCTGTCGATCTGGACGGAGCCGGCGGGCAGGAGATCGTCATTGCCGACAGGCAGGGGGCGGTGTGGGCCTTCACCGGCGGTCTGGACGAGTTCCTCGACCGCGACGACCACGCTGCGACCATGGAGCCGCTGGCTACCGGCCTTCGCGCCAACGCAACGGTGGATTGGCTCCTGCCGGCTGCCGCCGGCGATGTCGACGGGGACGGCGTGCCCGAGATCGTCGTTGCCTCGACCGAGGGTTTGTATGCCTTCGAGGCCGATGGTTCCGCCGTCCGGGACCTCGGCGCCGCGGACCACGGGCTGTATGCGGATGTTGCCGGCTGTTCGCAGGCGGTCGTCCTGCTGCCGACGGAAGCCGAATCCCTTCGTGGGGATCCGGCGGCGCGCGTGACGGCAGTCGTCGCCTGGGCGCGCGAGGGCGCGTGCGGTCTCGAGTTCCGCGGCGGCGCGGACGGCGACCTGGAGCGGGAGATCACGCTGGGCACCGGGCATGTGACGTCGGTGCCGCAGGTATTCGGGACGTGGCTCCTGGTGTGTGTCGCCGATACGGTGGCCGGCAGTGGCCGGCTCGCGGTGATCGACCTGGCTGCCGAGCCGTTGCCGTCGACGCCGGAAGTGGGGGAGGTAGCGTTGCGCGGTGTGCCGGGGCCGTGGCCGGCGATGGCCGGTTTCGTCACCGGAACTGTTGGCGCGTCGCCGCAGGTTTTCGTGATGGTCCCGTACGCAGCCGGGACCGGCGAGACGGTGGTCCTGGATGCATCACGGAACGTGGCCTCGGGCGGTTATGCCTGGCCTGGTGATGTCGGACTGACGGGACCGGTTTCGCCGGGGGGGGCCGTCTTTGGTGGTGAACAGCTGGCGCGCATCGGGCAGGGCGGCGATTATCTCGATGGCTGGCCACGCACGACGACGGCCGCCGTTGGCGGTCTTGCTGGCGTGCTGATGGCGCGGATCGTGGATGCGCCGGACGGTCGCGAACACTACCTTTTCAGCGCGACCGACGGGCGCCTCCTGGTGCGCGGCGCCCGCGGCGAGGAAGTGTCGGGGTGGCCGCTGCAGGGGCCTGCTGCGTGCGCGGGTACGCCTTCGCTCGGGATGTTCGGCGGCGGCGCCGATGCGGACCTGGCGGCGGTCGGATCCTTCGCGCGGCTGGTCGGCAATGCCGATGGCGGCGCCGAGCTGGTCACCTCTGCGGCCTCGGAGATCGCGGTCTGGCACGACGTGGCGAGCCTGGCGTCCCGATGGCCGATGTGGGGCGGCTCCGCGTGGCGCTCCGGTGCGTGGGATGCCGCCGGCTTCATCGGCGTGCCTGCGGTGGCGGCCGGGGTCGGCCTCGTCCCGGGCAGCCACTTCTGTTACCCGAATCCGCTGACCGGTGGCACCCTGGGCGTTCGCGCGCATGTTCGTGCTTCGGGTCGCGCGCGGGTGACGATCCATGACCTGGGCGGCGAGCAGGTCGTGGAAACACCGTGGCAGGATGTTGCGGCTGTCGAGCCCTTCAGCCTGGAAGTCGACCTCACGGGTGTGGCTTCGGGCATGTACTTTTGCCGTCTGGTCGTCAGCGACGACGCCGGCGGTTCGGATGTCAGCGTGGTGACGTTCGCGGTCGCGCATTGATGCCGTCCGCATACCGGAAAGGGAGACCATGGTCCGCACGAAACTGATGATCGCCTGCGCGTGGGCGGGGCTGCTTGTGGCCGCGCCGTTGGCTCGTGCCGCCGATCCCGGCGATGTCGGCATGCTCTCGTTGCGCATGGGCATCGGCGCGCGCGAAGCAGCCATGGGCGGGGCAGGCGTGGCCTCGAGCGAGGGTGCCGCGGCGCTCTTCTGGAACCCCGCCAACAACGCGCTGATGGACCGCGGCACGGACCTGCTGCTGCAGCACTACGATTACCTCGGCGGGTTCAATCACGAGGCGGCGGCGGTCTCCCATCGCGCCGGCGGCGGTGTCATCGGCCTGCTGTTCAGCGGATTCTATTCCGAGGAACTGGTCCGGCGCGGCGAGGACGAGGTGGGCATTCCCGAGGGTACCTTCCGGCCGTACGACGTGGCCATCGGCCTGTCGTATTCCCGGGCCCTGGGTGACCGTTTCGCGGCCGGCGCCACGGCCAAGTTCATCTACGAGACCATCGATCTCTACTCCGACTCGGGCCTGGCCTTCGACCTGTTCCTGACGCACAGGGCGCTCATCGAAGGGCTCGTCTTCGGCGCCAGCCTGACGAACGTGGGCGGGCAGATGAACCTGCGCGAAGAGCCGTTCGACCTGCCCACGGCCGCGCGCGTCGGCGCTGCCTGGACGCCGGCCTCGGACCTGCTCAAGGGACGCCTGACCATGGCTGCCGACATGGTGTTCCCCAACGACAACAGCGAGAAGACGCACCTCGGCGTCGAGTACCGCCTGCTGGGCGAGTTCGCACTGCGCGCGGGCACGCGGCTGAACTACGACAACCAGGGGCTCACCGCCGGGGCCGGCTTCCGCACGGGCCGCCTGGGTATCGACTACGCGTTCGAGGAGTCGAAGGTCTCGGGCTTCGATGACGGACACAAGTTCGCGCTGGTGGTGGCCTGGTAGGGTGGCCTGGAAGGGTTGAGTGGCGAGGGGGCGGCGGGAAGCGGCCAGGGGTCGCGGTCGAAATCGAGAAGGCGCAGTTCGCCATCCTGCAGGACCGCATAGCCCAGAGGGTCCAGCCACCCCGGAAGCGCTGCCAGCGTCCGGCCGCGGTCGGCGGTCATGAACCCGTGATGCACGTGGCCGATGACCAGCAGGTCCCACTCGCCGTCGGTCGTCGTCAACGGGGGCTGCTTGGCCAGCCAGGCGGCGGCGCGCGTCTCGATGACGGTGGCCTCGTCGCGGGTTGCGCAGCGGCTGCGTCCGCTCAGCCAGGTGCTGAGCGCGAACAGGATTTCCGGGTGAAGGGCCTTGGCCAGGGCGATGCCCGCACGCGCGCGCACCAGCGACCTGAAGGCACCGTAGGCCCAGTCGAGCTTCAGCATCCCGTCGCCGTGGCAGAGCAGGATCCTGCGGCCCCCGGCGACGAGTCGGCTCTGCGGTGGCCGCACGGCGCAGCCGTAGCGCTCCTGCATGTATCCGGTGGCCCAGATATCGTGATTGCCGCCCACGAAGTGGATTTCGGTGCCCGAAGCTCGCACGGCATCGAGCGCCTGCAGGACCTCCTCGTAGCCGCGCAGGCGGAAGTGGGGGTAGTCGAACCAGAAGTCGAAGATGTCACCGAGCAGGACTAGGTGGCCGACGCCGCGGGCCCGGTGGCACAGTTCGAGGAACCGCTCCAGGCGCCGGGTTTCGGCCACGCCGGGGCGCAGGTGGAAATGCGTGTCGGCCACGAAGATGACCGGGGCTTGCGTCGTGTGCGTCATGGCGCGCATTGTGGTCGGCGACGGGGCCGAAGGCAACCGGAAACGCTCCGGCACTGACGGGGAGGAACGCGATGTCGGGAATGGATGACGTCAAGCGCAGTTTCGCGGACTGGTGCGCCGTTGCTGCGGAGAAGACCGCGGAAGCAGCCAAGGTGACTTCGCGCCGCTACGACAAGTTCGCGATCGGGCGCGAGATCGAGCGACGCCTGGCGGAGCTCGGAGGCCTGGTCTGCGAAGGGCTCCGGGCCGGACGCGAGGATATTCTTGCCGACCCCCGCGTGACGGCAATCATGGCGGAAGTGACCGACCTGGAACGGGAGCGGGACCTGAAGGACGAGGAGATCGCCGGTATCCGGCAGGAATATGCCGGGCGCAGGCAGCAGGAGGCCTCCTGGGAGGCTGGCGATGAAGGTGGGCCGCGGTCGGATCCGCCTGCTGCCCAAAGTGGAGATCGTAGCCCCGAATTTTCCGATTGACACCCGGTTCCAAGTTATCATAGGATCGTGACCGGATTCCCTGTTGGGTCCGGACAGGCTGGACGGGTCGCTGGACCAGTCGGCCGCCGGACCGGTGCCTCACCCCTTCACCGGTCCACCCCCCACGGACGGTGAGCACGTGAGGCTGAACGAGACACAACGACAGCTCGACTGTCGGCGGCACGTCCCATCCAGGGAGTCCCGCCGCCGTGATGGGCGCGTCTGCACTCCGGCCCCGCAACTTCAGGTTGTGGAGAGGGAGGGCCAACGCGCCCTTGTGTCGTTCGGGCTGGTCGTGCTGGCGTCCCTGGTGCTCGCGCTACTGCTGGCCGTCGTTGGAGGCACCGCTGCCGCGGCGCCAGGCGGCGCCGAATCGCCTTTCGTCGAGGTCGGACGCCTCGTACGCCCCGCCGTGGTCAGCATCCGCACCGTGCGCGCCGTCAATGCCGAGGGCATGGGCACCGGACCGCTTCAGGAGATGTTCCGGCAGTTCTTCCCGGACGAGCAGGGACAGGGCGGGCGTTTCGAGTCGCCATCGACGGGCTCGGGCTTCGTCGTCGCTGCGGGCGGGGATATCCTGACCAATCACCACGTGATCGACGGCGCTGACGAGATCTTCGTCCGCTTCGGCGGCGAGCAGCGCGAATTCCGCGCGAAGCTGGTCGGCACCGACCCGGCCACCGACCTGGCGCTGCTGCACATCGAGCCCGCCGGCCAGGCGTTGCCGACGCTGGAGTTCGGCGATTCCGACGCGCTGGAAGTGGGCGCCTGGGCCATCGCGGTGGGCAACCCGTTCGGCAATCTCGAGAGCTCGCTGACCGCGGGCGTCGTCAGCGCCAAGGGACGTGGCGACCTGCTGATCGGCGGCCAGACCCCGCGGTACCAGGACTTCATCCAGACCGATGCCTCGATCAACCACGGCAACAGCGGCGGTCCGCTTGTGGACGCCCGCGGGCGCGTGATCGGCGTCAACACCGCGATCAGCGAGCGCGGGCAGGGGATCGGTTTTGCCGTCCCGAGCAACCTCGCCCGCGGCGTCTATCGGCAACTGCGCGAGAACGGGCGTGTGGTGCGCGGCTACCTCGGCATCTGGACCGAGGACCTGGTGACGGTGGTCGGCGAGGAACGCGCCGGGGAGCCGGCCGGCGGCGTGCGGGTGCTGAAGGTGGCACAGGGCTCGCCGGCTGCGGAGGCCGGTGTGCAGCCCGGCGACGTGATCACGCACTATGCCGGCAAGCCTGCCGTTTCGAACCGGCAGCTCCAGTTCCGGATCGCCGAGTCGGCGCCCGGGGCGCCGGTCGCCCTGAAGCTGGTGCGCGAGGGTCGCGAGCAGTCGCTGAATGTGACCCCGGTCGATGCGTCGGTGGAAGCGAAGGGCGGCGAGGCCGCTGTCGCCGCCCCGGCGTGGCTGGGCCTGGAAGTGGCGGCGCTGGACGGCGCCGATGGGCGCGTGGCGCGCCTCAAGGACCTGTTGGGTGTGACGGCGACGACCGGCGTCATGGTCGTTGCCGTTGCGGAGGACGGGCCGGGCGCGGCCGCGGGCATCAGCCCGGGAGACGTGCTGGCGGCTGTCGATGGCAGGAAGATAGGGGACCTCGCTGCCTGGGAGCAGGTCCGTACGGAGCATGTGGCGGTTCCGGCGCCCCTGACCGTTCTCGTCAGGACGGGGGACGTCGAACGTTACGTGCAGGTGGAACCCCGGCGCGCCGGGGTCGAGAACTGACGGTGCCCCACACTGGCAGGAGGGGGACGGCCATGGCCGGCAAACGCAACTTCCTACCGGCGATGCACGAGAAGGGACTCGAGGTCTACTTCCGGGACATCAACCGCTATGAACTGCTGACGCGTGAGCAGGAATTCGAACTGGCCCGGGGCATCCGGGCCGGCGACGAGGAAGCTCTGCAGACGCTGGTTCGGGCCAACCTGCGCTTTGTCGTATCGGTGGCCAAGCGGTATGTGAACCAGGGGTTGATGCTCTCCGACCTGATCAACGAGGGTAACCTCGGACTGTTGAAGGCGGCGCATCGCTTCGATGAGGAGCGGGGCTACCGTTTCATTTCGTATGCCGTGTGGTGGATCCGGCAGTCGATCATGCAGGCCCTGCTCGACAAGTCCCGCACGATCCGGCTGCCGCAGAACCAGACCGCGGTGTTGATCAAGATCAACCGGGCGCGGGTGCAACTGCAGCAGCAGGGGATGACGGATCCGCGGCCGGGCCAGCTGGCGGAGCATCTGGGTCTCAAGCGCTCGGAAGTCCTGCAGGCGCTGAAGGCCGACCATACCGAGGTGGCGCTCGACGATGTCGGCGCGGACGGCTCGGACCGCCCGTTGGCCGAGGTGATCGAGGACACCACGCAGGCATCTCCGGACGCCGCCGTGCTCGAGCGCGGCCTGCGTGAGGACGTGCGCCGATGCCTGGCCGTGCTCTCGGAGCGCGAGGCCCAGGTTGTGGTGATGTACTTCCGCCTCGGCTGGGAGGAAGCGCAGACGCTGCAGGTGATCGGCGAACGTCTGGGCCTGACGCGCGAGCGTATCCGGCAGATCAAGGAAAAGGCGCTGGGCAAGCTGCGGCAAAGCAGCAGCCATGTCGTCCTGCAGGATTACTACTGATCGCAGACGGCGGTTTGCCCGGCCCGCGGCCGGGTACCGAAGCAGGGGCCCGCGGCCGCCCTGGGGCGGCCGCGGGCCATTTTGTTGTTTGCCAGGAGGTTACGATACGATCCGGCGGGCCGGGTCCAGGCGGCCCGGGGGTTGCTGGTCAGGCGTGATCAGGAGGCGTCAGGCCTGCCGGCGGGCAGGCCCGTGCGCCGGCCAGCGCGTTCCCCCCAATCCGGGAAGCGGCATGAACCTCCGGCGCAGTTGTGCCACCGTTTACCTGCCCGCCCCTGAAGGTGGCACGCGCCGTGTCTCGGTGCCGGTCTGGGCGGCGCTGGCGGCCTGCATCGGGACCCCGGCAGCGACCACCGTGGCTATCCTCATGGCGCTGGGCGCGGGGCCGGCCTGGCTCGGCGGCAACGCGCCGTTGGCGCGCGAGAATGCCGCGCTGCGCGCTACCATGGTCGGCCTTGACCTCGAGATGGAAGCGCTGGCCGAGGAAGTGCTCGACCTGGCGGCCGTCCACGATCGCGTCGCTGTCGAGATGGACCTGCCGCAGTACGGTGCCGACGATTTCGCGGCGGATGACCCGCACCGGCTGGCTGCCCTGGCCCGCTCGCAGCGTCTCGGCTTCGAGGCGATGCTGGATACGATGGCGTCCCGTGAAGAGGCGCTGGCACGCATCCCCTCGATCGCGCCCTGCACCGTCGGCTGGACGAGCTCATGGTACGGACCGCGGCGCGACCCGTTCACCGGTCGCCGCGCCTTTCACCGCGGCGTCGATTTCAGCCTTCCCGTCGGGACACCGGTGCAGGCGACCGCTGCCGGCACCGTTGCCGTCGTGGAGCGGCAGGCAGGGCTGGGGCTGCTGGTCAAGATCGACCACGGTCACGGGCTGCAGACTGTCTACGCGCACCTGGGACGGACCCTGGTCCGTCCTGGCGATGTGGTCGGGGTGGGGGCAGTGATCGCCCGCTCCGGCAACTCCGGGCGATCGACGGGGCCTCACCTGCACTACGAGGTCCGTGTCGACGGGCGTGCGGTCAATCCCCGGTCCTACCTTTCTGAGATCAGGGTCGCCGGCCGCTGACGCGGCGCTGTATCGCTCCCGGGCCTGAATGTACTGACTTTCGGCAATGAGCTTGGCTGCCGCCGCCGGCCTGTGGTATCGTGCCTGCTGGCCGGGTCTGCGGCCGGCAGGGAGGCCGGCGTCGTCCGGCCCCGGGCCCACAGGCCGAAGGAGCGCAGGACCATGGCTATGCCGCGCCAGGCGGCCGTTCGATTCCGGGGCCACCCTCTGGCCGCCGCGTTGGCGGTTGCCTTCCTGCTGGCGGCCGGTGCCGCTGTCGCCGCCGATGGCGCGCGCATCCTGCGGCTCCGACATTTCACCGGCCCCGAACATACCCGCATCGTGGTGGATCTCGACCGTGCGTGCTCCTACGAAGTGCGCCGGGTGGAAGGCCCCGATCGCATCGCCGTCAACCTGCAGGGCGCCGTCTTTGTCGGCGGCGGCGACCGTGCCGTCGGTGACGGGCTCGTCGAAAGGATCCGCTGCAATGCCGGCGACGGGCGGGCGCAGATCGTCATCGACCTGACGGGGCGCCGCGAGTTCCGTGCCTTTTCCCTGCCGCCTTCCGGCGGCAAGCCGGATCGCGTGGTGATCGACATCATCCGCGGCGGGGGGACACCGCCGCCCATCGTCGAACCGGCTCCGCTGGCCGCCGCCGACCTGGCCGTTCCCGGCGGTGAAGCCGGGTTGGGCGGCAGCGCGGCGGGTGTTGCGGCGGGCGGTGCTTCGGCAACGTCCGGGTCGACAGCGAACGGGTCGACAGCGAACGGGTCGATGCCGTCTGGGTCGAGCGAGGTCCAGGTTGCCGCGGCGGGCAGGGTGGTGCCGCTGGTCGATGGAGAAGGCGGCGAGACGTCAGGTGCCGGCGCCGCGACTGTGTCGGACGACAGTGCCCGCGCAAACCCGCCGGAGGCGGAGGTGGCGCCGGTCACCGCTCCCGGGGATGCGGCGGCCGATGCGGCGGTGGAGAGGTCGCGGCCACGGAGACGGATCCCGATGCATCGTCGCGTCGGGATGAGGGCGCCGGATTCGCGAACGACGACGAGCCGTTCGTGGTCATCATCGACCCCGGGCATGGCGGCAACGACCCGGGTGCGATCCGCGGTTCGCTGCAGGAGAAGGACATCTGCCTGGATATCGGCCGCGAGATGGCGCGCCAGCTGGAGAAGATTCCCGGGTACCGCGTCGTGCTGACGCGCGACCGCGACCGGTTCGTGCCGCTGGGCAAGCGCGTGGAGATCGCGCGGCAGCAGAAGGGCGATGTGTTCGTGTCCGTGCATTGCAACACGCACCCGCGGCCGGCGGTGTCGGGCATGGAGGTCTACTTCCTGTCCCTGCAGGGTGCGACCGATCGCGAAGCGCGCGAGCTGGCGGACAAGGAGAATGCGGCCGGCCTGGTCGGCCTGACTCCGGGCGAGGAACATGCGGACCTTGTCGTCGACATCCTCATGGACCTGAAGATGACGCGCGTGCTGCAGGATTCCGGGCGGCTGGCGGCATCGCTGCTGACGGCCGCCGACCGCAGCGGCGTGGTCGCCGGAAGGCGCGTGAAGCAGGCGGGCTTCCAGGTGTTGAAGAACCTGGCGATGCCGTCGGCGCTGGTCGAGGTGGCCTACCTCTCGAACCAGGAGGACTACCGGCTGCTGGGAGATGCCGCCGGGAGGCGCCGGCTCGCGACCGCCATCGTGGCCGGGATCCAGGACTGGCGCGCCGGCACGGCGCCGGCACGGACGCGCACGGCGCCGGTGGTCGCCGCGCGCTCGGAGAGCGAGCGCTGGGAGACCATGTATCGCGTGCGCAGCGGCGACAGCCTGTGGAAGCTGGCCGACCGCTACGGCACCACGATGAACGAGATCGCTCGTCGCAACAACCTGAGCGTGCGGCAGCGCGAACTGCGCATCGGGCAGCGGTTGCGGTTGCCGGGTGCCGGGGCGCGACCATGAGCCGCATTGGCCTGAAGCTCAGTTGCCTGGTCGTGGCGATCGTGATCTGGATCCAGGTGGCGTCGACAGCCACCGTGGAGCAGGTGGCGCGGCTTCCGCTGCGCGTCGTCGGTCTGGCCGAAGGGCAGACCATCGTCGGCAGCGCCCTGCCCGCCGGGGTATCGGTGCGGTTGCGCGGGAGCAAGCTGCGCCTGCTGGCCCATCGCTACCTGCAGCAGCCTGTGGGTACCGTCACCCTCGACCTGACGGAGCGGGAGCCGGGGCGTGCGTTCACGGTGGTCCTCGGGCCAGGAGACGTGGTCAGCGAACTCGCCGTGACGCAGGTCGTCGAGCCCGATCGGCTGACGGTTCGCATCGACGGTGAACTCTCGCGCCGGCTGCCGGTGGAGCTGACGACCGTCGGCAGCCTGCCTTCGGGCTACGGCTACGTGACGGCGCCGGCGGCCCGTCCCGACTCGATCCGTGTCACGGGGCCGGCGCGTTATTTCCCGGATCGACCCCTGGTGCGCACGGCGCCCCTGGACCTGTCGCGGCTCGAGGGAGCCGGCGAACTGACGCTGCCCCTGCTGCCGCCCGACAGCCACCTGCTGCTGGACGTACCCGAGGTGAAGGTCGCTTACAGCGTGGGCCTGCTCGCCGAACGCACGCTGGCTGACGTACCGGTGCGGGCGCTCGCCGGCGACGGCCTCGAGGTGGGCGTCTCGCCGGCGCGCGTGGATGTCCTGGTCCGTGGCGTGGCCGACTCGCTGCTGGCTCTGTCCCCGGCGCGTGTCCGGGTCACGGTGGCCGCAAAGGGGCTGGCGCCCGGCCTGCACCTGCTGCCCGGTGATGTGCAGGCGCCGGACTGGGTCATGGTGATCGGCCTGGATCCCGCGCAGTTCCAGGTTGTCGTGGGCGCGGC
Above is a genomic segment from bacterium containing:
- a CDS encoding PorV/PorQ family protein, with translation MVRTKLMIACAWAGLLVAAPLARAADPGDVGMLSLRMGIGAREAAMGGAGVASSEGAAALFWNPANNALMDRGTDLLLQHYDYLGGFNHEAAAVSHRAGGGVIGLLFSGFYSEELVRRGEDEVGIPEGTFRPYDVAIGLSYSRALGDRFAAGATAKFIYETIDLYSDSGLAFDLFLTHRALIEGLVFGASLTNVGGQMNLREEPFDLPTAARVGAAWTPASDLLKGRLTMAADMVFPNDNSEKTHLGVEYRLLGEFALRAGTRLNYDNQGLTAGAGFRTGRLGIDYAFEESKVSGFDDGHKFALVVAW
- a CDS encoding UDP-2,3-diacylglucosamine diphosphatase, with translation MTHTTQAPVIFVADTHFHLRPGVAETRRLERFLELCHRARGVGHLVLLGDIFDFWFDYPHFRLRGYEEVLQALDAVRASGTEIHFVGGNHDIWATGYMQERYGCAVRPPQSRLVAGGRRILLCHGDGMLKLDWAYGAFRSLVRARAGIALAKALHPEILFALSTWLSGRSRCATRDEATVIETRAAAWLAKQPPLTTTDGEWDLLVIGHVHHGFMTADRGRTLAALPGWLDPLGYAVLQDGELRLLDFDRDPWPLPAAPSPLNPSRPPYQATTSANLCPSSKPETFDSSNA
- a CDS encoding trypsin-like peptidase domain-containing protein; translation: MSFGLVVLASLVLALLLAVVGGTAAAAPGGAESPFVEVGRLVRPAVVSIRTVRAVNAEGMGTGPLQEMFRQFFPDEQGQGGRFESPSTGSGFVVAAGGDILTNHHVIDGADEIFVRFGGEQREFRAKLVGTDPATDLALLHIEPAGQALPTLEFGDSDALEVGAWAIAVGNPFGNLESSLTAGVVSAKGRGDLLIGGQTPRYQDFIQTDASINHGNSGGPLVDARGRVIGVNTAISERGQGIGFAVPSNLARGVYRQLRENGRVVRGYLGIWTEDLVTVVGEERAGEPAGGVRVLKVAQGSPAAEAGVQPGDVITHYAGKPAVSNRQLQFRIAESAPGAPVALKLVREGREQSLNVTPVDASVEAKGGEAAVAAPAWLGLEVAALDGADGRVARLKDLLGVTATTGVMVVAVAEDGPGAAAGISPGDVLAAVDGRKIGDLAAWEQVRTEHVAVPAPLTVLVRTGDVERYVQVEPRRAGVEN
- a CDS encoding RNA polymerase sigma factor RpoD/SigA, translating into MAGKRNFLPAMHEKGLEVYFRDINRYELLTREQEFELARGIRAGDEEALQTLVRANLRFVVSVAKRYVNQGLMLSDLINEGNLGLLKAAHRFDEERGYRFISYAVWWIRQSIMQALLDKSRTIRLPQNQTAVLIKINRARVQLQQQGMTDPRPGQLAEHLGLKRSEVLQALKADHTEVALDDVGADGSDRPLAEVIEDTTQASPDAAVLERGLREDVRRCLAVLSEREAQVVVMYFRLGWEEAQTLQVIGERLGLTRERIRQIKEKALGKLRQSSSHVVLQDYY
- a CDS encoding M23 family metallopeptidase encodes the protein MNLRRSCATVYLPAPEGGTRRVSVPVWAALAACIGTPAATTVAILMALGAGPAWLGGNAPLARENAALRATMVGLDLEMEALAEEVLDLAAVHDRVAVEMDLPQYGADDFAADDPHRLAALARSQRLGFEAMLDTMASREEALARIPSIAPCTVGWTSSWYGPRRDPFTGRRAFHRGVDFSLPVGTPVQATAAGTVAVVERQAGLGLLVKIDHGHGLQTVYAHLGRTLVRPGDVVGVGAVIARSGNSGRSTGPHLHYEVRVDGRAVNPRSYLSEIRVAGR
- a CDS encoding N-acetylmuramoyl-L-alanine amidase, producing the protein MVIIDPGHGGNDPGAIRGSLQEKDICLDIGREMARQLEKIPGYRVVLTRDRDRFVPLGKRVEIARQQKGDVFVSVHCNTHPRPAVSGMEVYFLSLQGATDREARELADKENAAGLVGLTPGEEHADLVVDILMDLKMTRVLQDSGRLAASLLTAADRSGVVAGRRVKQAGFQVLKNLAMPSALVEVAYLSNQEDYRLLGDAAGRRRLATAIVAGIQDWRAGTAPARTRTAPVVAARSESERWETMYRVRSGDSLWKLADRYGTTMNEIARRNNLSVRQRELRIGQRLRLPGAGARP